One stretch of Deltaproteobacteria bacterium DNA includes these proteins:
- a CDS encoding extracellular solute-binding protein, with product MLLACPPAPLTTAPGGPDCRAMSSLRSVAVAAALLAACSKPSAPQGPADVQVSTDLHPGMVDTALAMIARNGGPRGQRIAGMHAGVSSLPGPAGAPVAGTEQAPKPAAAGDVRWDSDPFGAIAAAAKGELLPAPTTGLDVPPLWKDPAGTWVAIGGRAVVLLVATDELGDHGAPVRFTALTESWLKGKVALPSPTAGMALAHFAALYAAWGAERMDAWLKQLKANEPQLYDNDDQVRQAVVSGRATVGLVASDEAAKAAASAAHVLAVYPNQKSIGTFVWPTALSVPKSAKNPESAQKLAERLADRSIEQLLVARVPGYLPLRNDIPVPPGVRSAANLVVVSVDPARIVTEIGQRKAALAAWAASIPHSLPGGAQAQTR from the coding sequence ATGTTGCTCGCCTGCCCGCCGGCGCCATTGACAACCGCGCCGGGCGGTCCAGACTGCCGCGCCATGAGCTCCCTCCGCAGCGTCGCGGTCGCCGCCGCGCTGCTCGCGGCGTGCAGCAAGCCTTCAGCGCCGCAAGGCCCGGCGGACGTGCAGGTCTCTACGGATCTTCATCCCGGGATGGTGGATACGGCCCTGGCGATGATCGCGCGCAACGGAGGTCCGCGCGGCCAGCGGATTGCCGGAATGCACGCGGGAGTGTCGTCTCTCCCGGGCCCGGCGGGAGCGCCGGTGGCCGGCACGGAGCAGGCTCCGAAGCCCGCTGCCGCAGGCGACGTCCGATGGGACAGCGATCCGTTCGGGGCCATCGCCGCAGCGGCCAAGGGCGAGTTGCTTCCGGCGCCGACGACCGGTCTCGACGTCCCGCCGCTGTGGAAGGATCCCGCGGGCACCTGGGTAGCCATCGGCGGACGCGCGGTGGTGTTGCTCGTCGCCACCGACGAGCTCGGCGACCACGGTGCGCCGGTCCGGTTCACCGCGCTCACCGAATCCTGGCTGAAGGGCAAGGTCGCGCTCCCATCGCCGACGGCAGGGATGGCGCTGGCCCACTTCGCGGCTCTCTACGCCGCCTGGGGCGCGGAGCGGATGGACGCATGGCTCAAGCAGCTGAAGGCGAACGAGCCCCAGCTCTACGACAACGACGATCAGGTCCGACAGGCCGTGGTCAGCGGGCGCGCCACCGTCGGCCTGGTGGCGAGCGACGAGGCGGCGAAGGCGGCGGCCAGCGCCGCGCACGTCCTTGCCGTCTATCCGAATCAGAAGAGCATCGGCACGTTCGTCTGGCCCACTGCTCTCTCGGTGCCGAAGTCTGCGAAGAACCCAGAATCGGCGCAGAAGCTCGCCGAGCGCCTCGCGGACCGCAGCATCGAGCAGCTCCTCGTCGCGCGCGTGCCCGGGTACCTCCCTCTGCGCAACGACATCCCTGTTCCGCCCGGAGTGCGATCCGCGGCGAACCTGGTCGTGGTCTCTGTCGACCCCGCGCGCATCGTGACCGAAATCGGGCAGCGCAAAGCCGCGCTTGCCGCTTGGGCGGCATCGATCCCGCACTCGCTTCCCGGCGGTGCGCAGGCGCAGACGAGATGA
- a CDS encoding winged helix-turn-helix transcriptional regulator: protein MGCMGEPTWGFLTNHFYVLRCIAQDPSVTLREVADRIGITERAVQRIVSELEQGGYLLRERAGRRNRYVLREGRPRRELDAALPMRELLGIARLPGIPSG, encoded by the coding sequence ATGGGCTGCATGGGCGAACCGACCTGGGGCTTTCTGACCAATCACTTCTACGTCCTGCGTTGCATCGCGCAGGACCCATCGGTCACCTTGCGCGAGGTGGCCGATCGGATCGGGATCACCGAGCGCGCCGTGCAGCGGATCGTCTCCGAGCTCGAGCAAGGCGGATATCTGCTTCGCGAGCGCGCCGGCAGGCGCAACCGCTATGTGCTCCGGGAAGGGCGGCCGCGCCGCGAGCTGGACGCGGCTTTGCCGATGCGCGAGCTGCTCGGGATCGCCCGTTTGCCGGGAATCCCCTCGGGCTAG
- a CDS encoding cupredoxin domain-containing protein, producing MRVTLIAVLAIVSCKQQLPAPAQSGVADVTITEKGFEPDRIQVKAGQQVTLRFTRKVAQTCADAVDVQGDPVRHMLPLNAPVDVKVTAPKSGELAFACPMNMYRGAIVVVVQ from the coding sequence ATGCGCGTCACCCTGATCGCCGTGCTCGCCATCGTCTCTTGCAAGCAACAACTCCCCGCGCCCGCGCAATCCGGCGTCGCCGACGTCACCATCACCGAGAAGGGATTCGAGCCCGATCGGATCCAGGTGAAAGCCGGCCAGCAGGTCACGCTGCGCTTCACGCGGAAGGTGGCGCAAACCTGCGCGGACGCCGTCGACGTGCAGGGAGATCCGGTCCGCCACATGCTGCCGCTGAATGCGCCCGTCGACGTGAAGGTGACTGCGCCAAAGTCGGGGGAGCTGGCCTTTGCGTGTCCGATGAACATGTACCGCGGAGCGATCGTCGTGGTCGTGCAATAG
- a CDS encoding carotenoid synthesis regulator CarF yields MSDLEIRQRDRDVLRQGYSAAVRRFEIASIIIYAVTMAWLLSEIIPRIVRSPFLALAAFMVGFVAGDFVSGFVHWTADTWGTADWPFIGKALIRPFREHHVDQKEITRHGFVETNGNNCFISIPAAAGAALLPDETGWFFLAAMTFAMCLAIFGTNQFHKWAHMDAPPKIASLLQRAGLILPPDHHAVHHSAPYAKYYCITVGWLNEALFRFRFFHTLEKVITWLTGLTPREDDIGKRAALVVAQQPLPPLPELPKIVLPSIELPLDLQDVTGRPAAKPD; encoded by the coding sequence ATGAGCGATCTGGAGATCCGGCAACGCGACCGCGATGTCCTGCGCCAGGGATACAGCGCCGCGGTGCGCAGGTTCGAGATCGCCAGCATCATCATCTACGCGGTGACGATGGCGTGGCTGCTCTCGGAGATCATCCCGCGCATCGTGCGGAGCCCTTTCCTCGCGCTCGCCGCTTTCATGGTGGGGTTCGTCGCGGGCGATTTCGTCTCCGGTTTCGTGCATTGGACGGCGGATACGTGGGGGACGGCGGACTGGCCGTTCATCGGCAAGGCGCTGATCCGGCCGTTTCGAGAGCACCACGTCGATCAAAAGGAGATCACCAGGCACGGCTTCGTGGAGACCAACGGAAACAACTGCTTCATCTCCATTCCTGCCGCCGCCGGCGCCGCGCTCTTGCCGGACGAGACCGGTTGGTTCTTCCTCGCGGCGATGACATTCGCGATGTGCCTCGCCATCTTCGGCACGAATCAGTTCCACAAGTGGGCGCACATGGATGCGCCGCCGAAGATCGCCAGTCTGCTGCAGCGCGCCGGTCTGATCCTGCCGCCCGACCACCATGCGGTCCATCATTCGGCGCCGTACGCGAAGTACTACTGCATCACCGTCGGCTGGCTGAACGAGGCGCTCTTCCGCTTCCGGTTCTTCCACACGCTGGAAAAGGTGATCACCTGGCTCACTGGGCTGACCCCGCGCGAAGACGACATCGGCAAGCGGGCGGCGCTCGTGGTGGCGCAGCAACCGCTGCCGCCGCTTCCCGAGCTGCCGAAGATCGTGCTGCCGTCGATCGAGCTGCCCCTCGACCTGCAGGACGTCACGGGGCGGCCGGCGGCGAAGCCAGACTAG
- a CDS encoding alpha/beta hydrolase produces MHLALLHDGRPALLRVEGPAGAPAALFFHPFPLHADAWEEMLAVCASAGLCAAALDAPGFGGTPPLGHATTMDHLAGLGAAALDALGAAKAAIVGCSMGGYAAMAFARRFPQRMKAAVLIATKASADTEEARRNRERQAALALDKGAQAVIAEFAPKLLAPQAPQSIRDRVEALAARATAQGIADTLRGMAQRPDSTPDLPGWSVPCLVIAGEQDQLMPRAEMEKIAAGVRGATLEVIRGAGHLPFLENPAAVAPLLVAHIRKSV; encoded by the coding sequence ATGCATCTCGCGCTGCTGCACGATGGACGCCCCGCCCTCCTCCGCGTCGAAGGACCCGCCGGGGCGCCGGCGGCGCTCTTCTTCCATCCTTTCCCGCTGCACGCCGACGCCTGGGAGGAGATGCTCGCCGTTTGCGCGTCCGCGGGACTGTGCGCGGCGGCTCTCGATGCTCCCGGATTCGGCGGCACGCCCCCGCTGGGCCACGCCACGACCATGGATCATCTCGCCGGGCTGGGCGCGGCGGCGCTCGATGCGCTCGGCGCCGCGAAGGCGGCTATCGTCGGATGCTCAATGGGCGGTTACGCCGCGATGGCGTTCGCGCGGAGGTTTCCCCAGCGGATGAAAGCCGCCGTGTTGATCGCCACCAAGGCCAGCGCCGACACCGAGGAAGCGCGCCGCAATCGCGAGCGTCAGGCAGCGCTGGCGCTCGACAAGGGCGCGCAGGCGGTGATCGCCGAGTTTGCCCCGAAGCTGCTCGCGCCGCAGGCGCCGCAATCGATCCGCGACCGCGTGGAAGCGCTCGCCGCACGGGCGACGGCGCAGGGTATCGCCGACACGCTGCGCGGCATGGCGCAGCGACCGGACTCCACGCCCGACCTGCCGGGATGGAGCGTGCCGTGCCTGGTGATCGCGGGCGAGCAGGATCAGCTCATGCCGCGTGCGGAAATGGAGAAGATCGCCGCCGGCGTGCGCGGCGCGACGCTGGAGGTGATCCGCGGCGCCGGGCACCTTCCGTTTCTCGAGAATCCCGCCGCCGTAGCTCCTCTGCTCGTCGCGCACATCCGTAAGTCCGTGTAG